In the genome of Saccharomonospora viridis DSM 43017, one region contains:
- a CDS encoding TIGR01777 family oxidoreductase → MRVLVAGSSGLIGTALCARLRESGHDVVRLVRRTPVLPDERRWNPPSGEIDDAFDDVDAVVNLCGAPLASGRWSGARKQVLRDSRIEPTEVLAEAVAERGVPVLVNASGINYYGDTDEVEVDESAPVGDGFLARLCAEWEAACAPASRAGTRVVLLRIAPVLARHGGMLRLLAPVFRSGLGGTLGHGRQYLPWIGLPDLIEVFMFCLRHDEVSGPVNATAPRPATNAEFTRAMGRAVRRPTPWRVPGGLLRLALGEAAEETLLTGPRAVPGVLTDAGFEYTLGDLDRALAAALS, encoded by the coding sequence ATGCGGGTTCTCGTGGCCGGTTCCAGTGGGCTCATCGGCACTGCCCTGTGTGCCCGGTTGCGGGAGTCGGGGCACGACGTGGTGCGGCTGGTCCGGCGTACTCCCGTACTCCCCGATGAACGACGGTGGAACCCCCCGTCGGGGGAGATCGACGACGCGTTCGACGACGTCGACGCCGTGGTGAACCTGTGTGGTGCGCCGTTGGCGTCCGGTCGGTGGAGCGGCGCGCGTAAGCAGGTGTTGCGTGACTCCCGGATCGAACCGACCGAGGTCCTGGCCGAGGCGGTGGCCGAACGCGGTGTCCCGGTGCTGGTGAACGCCTCGGGGATCAACTACTACGGGGACACCGACGAGGTGGAGGTCGATGAGTCGGCCCCGGTCGGTGACGGTTTCCTCGCACGGCTGTGTGCGGAGTGGGAGGCGGCGTGCGCGCCGGCGAGCCGAGCGGGCACCCGGGTGGTGTTGCTACGCATCGCACCCGTCCTCGCCCGGCACGGCGGGATGCTGCGGCTGCTGGCGCCCGTGTTCCGCAGCGGTCTCGGCGGGACCCTCGGTCACGGCAGGCAGTACCTGCCGTGGATCGGGCTTCCCGACCTCATCGAGGTCTTCATGTTCTGTCTTCGCCACGACGAGGTGTCCGGTCCGGTCAACGCCACCGCCCCACGACCGGCGACCAATGCCGAGTTCACTCGGGCCATGGGGCGTGCGGTGCGTCGTCCCACTCCGTGGCGAGTACCCGGCGGATTGCTTCGGTTGGCGTTGGGCGAGGCCGCTGAGGAGACCTTGCTGACCGGTCCCCGAGCCGTGCCAGGGGTGCTCACCGACGCGGGCTTCGAGTACACCCTCGGCGATCTCGACCGGGCACTCGCCGCCGCGTTGTCGTGA